The following proteins are encoded in a genomic region of Maylandia zebra isolate NMK-2024a linkage group LG1, Mzebra_GT3a, whole genome shotgun sequence:
- the LOC143419877 gene encoding hatching enzyme 1.2-like: MFNFTSVPIHQRRQSPEDEPLVIFGDIAVPTGLQNADPCTARGCLWPKNNGRVVVPYRISDQYSRRERDVIEQGLRSFEAATCVSFRPQSRERDFLDIQSRDGCYSFVGRRGGGQIVSLSRQGCVFHQIVQHEVLHALGFDHEQTRSDRDQHVRILLENVIPGMEHNFRKINTRNLDTPYDYNSVMHYGRFAFSRDREPTIVPIPDENVAIGRATEMSANDILRVNRLYTCSSNVPIPVQRNKLF; this comes from the exons ATGTTCAACTTCACTTCAGTTCCTATTCATCA gaggaggcaaagtccAGAGGATGAACCTCTGGTCATATTTGGAGACATAGCAGTGCCAACAGGTCTACAGAACGCTGATCCGTGTACGGCTCGAGGCTGTTTGTGGCCTAAAAACAATGGCAGAGTTGTTGTACCTTATCGAATCTCCGACCAGTACT CCCGCAGGGAACGTGACGTCATCGAGCAAGGTCTGAGGTCATTTGAAGCAGCCACGTGCGTCAGCTTTAGGCCCCAGAGCAGAGAAAGAGACTTTCTGGACATTCAGTCTCGTGATGG GTGTTACTCTTTTGTTGGGCGTCGTGGGGGTGGCCAGATAGTGTCACTGAGTCGCCAGGGCTGTGTTTTCCACCAGATAGTCCAACACGAGGTGCTCCATGCCCTGGGCTTCGACCATGAACAGACGCGTTCAGACAGAGACCAACATGTACGCATCTTGCTAGAGAACGTCATCCCAG GGATGGAGCATAACTTTAGGAAAATCAACACAAGGAACCTTGATACTCCCTATGACTACAACTCTGTTATGCACTATGGAAG GTTTGCCTTCTCAAGAGACAGGGAGCCAACCATCGTTCCCATACCCGATGAGAATGTAGCCATTGGCAGAGCTACAGAGATGAGTGCCAATGACATCCTTCGAGTGAATCGCCTTTATACCTGCA